One Lutra lutra chromosome 7, mLutLut1.2, whole genome shotgun sequence DNA window includes the following coding sequences:
- the PLEKHG3 gene encoding pleckstrin homology domain-containing family G member 3 isoform X9 produces the protein MPVSASLCQDGSQERPVSLTSSTSSSGSSRDSRGAMEEPSGSGASAENGAGSPRSWHPPNGNTSSSSWLSGRGPLSPFGGRAPAAPVHKLSYLGRVVREIVETERMYVQDLRSIVEDYLLKIIDTPGLLKPEQVSALFGNIENIYALNSQLLRDLDSCNSDPVAVASCFVERSQEFDIYTQYCNNYPNSVAALTECMRDKQQAKFFRERQELLQHSLPLGSYLLKPVQRILKYHLLLQEIAKHFDEEEDGFEVVEDAIDTMTCVAWYINDMKRRHEHAVRLQEIQSLLINWKGPDLTIYGELVLEGTFRVHRVRNERTFFLFDKALLITKKRGDHFVYKGHIPCSSLMLIESTRDSLCFTVTHYKHSKQQYNIQAKTAEEKRSWTHHIKRLILENHHTTIPQKAKEAILEMDSYYPSRYRCSPERLKKAWSSQDEVSTHARQGRRQSEPGQPSFLRATLPSRQRGFMEPGLNGRRKSEPTRHLLRQFSEKAGAVRAAGMKHAGSAGALLDFGRPPRAQGVQLEAEGAAREQEEEEEEEEEEVVVEEEEEERAFQVSLEDLAGHEGSEKGARLEPPGSEEEEEEEEESLAVAEQVADFASSLLAALHCWHYRANALLFSRGAMEKGRRESEGPQSCRRSSGRSPTNAEKCVSFESTSPRPEVEPDPEPELEQEVFVAMEVPSTEEVPSDTESPEVLETQLGAHQELLGLDPPGDMVGFVVAESTEDLKALSSEEEEDMGPTPDTESLLPPSVLDQASVIAERFASSFSRRSSLALEDGKASGFGSPRLASRSSSVLSLEGSDKGPVRPGSTTDPLSSQPPPEVDSTAGVAMDSGPSVNGMEPLSPGCPAEPDRPSCKRKASTLSTRDRLLLDKIKSYYESAEHRDAGFSVRRRESLSYIPKGLVRNSVSRFNSLPRPDPEPMALPGHKRQVGSQPPSWALCDLPGAGQASAGESAPITDAEFRPSSEIVKIWEGMESSRESSLQGPGQGQANGFDLHEPLFILEEHELGAITEESATASPESASPTEQPSPAHLARELKELVKELSSSVQGELVTPLHPRIVQLSHVMDGPMSERVKNKVYQLARQYSLRIKSKSVTARPPLQWGKAAPTIPCLQEEAGAPSGSRGKRKPVLSLLSDEQMVAPEHSPPKPGSPRHFSFSPTTASPRTTSPGARPSSRSPLSPFDTETFTWPDVRELCSKYASHDEAFQAEGSRHRGLPVNRSRSAPENMVEPPLAGRVGRCCSVGARRGQGGSEAAQPEPPGRLPQSRPVGEEALYVTADLTLENNQRVIVMEKAPLPCPVGGLEEGSGQGPHTPVATEGQGLDFQESGISRSPEYWQKEESPRDPADPGQQGRVRNLREKFQALNSVG, from the exons ATGCccgtctctgcctccctctgccaggATGGCAGCCAGGAGCGACCGGTGAGCCTGACCTCGAGCACGTCCTCATCGGGCTCCTCCCGTGACAGCCGCGGGGCCATGGAGGAGCCCAGTGGCTCCGGGGCATCGGCCGAGAatggggcaggctccccgcgcaGCTGGCATCCCCCCAACGGTAACACCAGCTCCAGCAGCTGGTTGAGCGGGAGGGGGCCGCTGTCCCCATTCGGCGGACGGGCCCCGGCAGCCCCAGTGCACAAGCTCAGCTACCTGGGCCGCGTGGTGCGGGAGATCGTGGAGACGGAGCGGATGTACGTGCAGGACCTGCGCAGCATCGTGGAG GACTACCTCTTGAAGATCATCGACACACCTGGGCTGCTGAAACCGGAACAAGTCAGCGCCCTCTTTGGGAACATAGAAAACATTTATGCGCTGAACAG CCAGCTACTCCGAGACCTGGACAGCTGCAACAGTGACCCTGTGGCTGTGGCCAGCTGCTTTGTGGAAAGG AGTCAAGAGTTTGATATCTACACACAGTATTGCAACAACTACCCCAA CTCAGTGGCCGCCCTGACCGAGTGCATGCGGGACAAGCAGCAGGCCAAGTTCTTCCGGGAGCGGCAGGAGCTCCTCCAGCACTCTCTGCCCCTGGGCTCCTACTTGCTGAAGCCCGTGCAGCGCATCCTCAAGTACCACCTGCTACTGCAG GAAATCGCCAAACATTTTGATGAAGAAGAGGATGGCTTCGAGGTGGTGGAGGACGCCATCGACACCATGACCTGTGTGGCTTGGTACATCAATGACATGAAGAGGAGGCACGAGCACGCGGTCCGGCTCCAG GAGATTCAGTCGCTGCTCATCAACTGGAAGGGGCCAGACCTGACCATCTATGGGGAGCTCGTCCTGGAGGGCACGTTCCGTGTGCACCGCGTGCGCAACGAGAGGACCTTCTTCCTCTTCGACAAAGCGCTGCTCATCACCAAGAAGCGGGGCGATCACTTTGTCTACAAGGGTCATATCCCG tgcTCCTCCCTGATGCTGATCGAAAGCACCAGAGACTCCCTGTGCTTCACTGTCACCCACTACAAGCACAGCAAGCAGCAGTACAACATCCAG GCCAAAACAGCAGAGGAGAAACGGAGCTGGACTCACCACATTAAGAGGCTCATCCTGGAGAACCACCACACCACCATCCCGCAGAAG gcCAAGGAAGCCATCTTGGAAATGGATTCCTACT ATCCCAGTCGGTACCGCTGCAGCCCAGAGCGCCTGAAGAAGGCCTGGTCTTCCCAGGACGAGGTGTCCACCCACGCGCGACAGGGGCGTCGACAGTCTG AGCCTGGTCAGCCCTCGTTCCTCCGGGCCACACTCCCCAGCAGGCAGCGAGGCTTCATGGAGCCAGGCCTTAATGGCCGTAGGAAGTCGG AGCCAACCAGACACCTGCTGAGGCAATTCAGCGAGAAAG CAGGTGCAGTCAGAGCAGCAGGAATGAAG CATGCAGGCAGTGCCGGTGCTCTCCTGGACTTTGGGCGGCCTCCTCGTGCTCAGGGTGTGCAGCTGGAGGCTGAAGGGGCTGCccgggagcaggaggaggaggaggaggaggaggaagaggaggtggtggtggaggaggaggaggaggaacggGCCTTTCAGGTGTCTCTGGAGGACCTGGCAGGGCATGAAGGCAGCGAGAAGGGGGCCAGGCTGGAGCCCCCAGGctcggaggaggaggaggaggaggaggaggagagcctggCAGTGGCGGAGCAGGTAGCCGACTTTGCCAGCTCGCTGCTGGCCGCCCTCCACTGCTGGCACTATCGGGCCAACGCTTTACTTTTCTCCCGGGGCGCTATG GAGAAGGGGCGCAGGGAGTCCGAAGGCCCCCAGAGCTGTAGAAGGTCCAGCGGCCGGTCTCCAACAAATGCTGAGAAGTGCGTGAGCTTCGAGTCCACTTCTCCCCGGCCAGAG GTTGAACCAGATCCTGAGCCTGAGCTGGAGCAGGAAGTATTTGTCGCCATGGAAGTTCCTAGCACTGAGGAGGTGCCCTCAGACACGGAGTCTCCAGAAGTCCTGGAAACACAGCTTGGTGCCCACCAGGAGCTGCTGGGGCTGGACCCCCCGGGTGACATGGTGGGCTTCGTGGTGGCCGAGAGCACCGAGGACCTTAAGGCTCTGagcagtgaggaggaggaggacatgggGCCCACACCGGACACGGAGAGCCTCCTGCCGCCCTCTGTGCTGGACCAGGCCAGCGTCATTGCCGAGCGCTTCGCCAGCAGCTTCTCTCGGCGGAGCAGCCTGGCACTGGAGGACGGCAAGGCCAGCGGCTTCGGGAGCCCAAGGCTGGCGAGCCGCAGCAGCAGTGTGCTCAGCCTCGAGGGCAGCGACAAGGGCCCTGTCCGACCCGGCAGCACTACGGACCCCCTCAGCTCGCAGCCACCCCCTGAGGTGGACAGCACTGCGGGAGTGGCCATGGACAGTGGCCCTTCGGTcaatgggatggagcccctgagCCCAGGCTGCCCAGCAGAGCCCGACAGGCCTTCCTGCAAGAGGAAGGCATCGACCCTCTCCACCCGAGACCGGCTGTTGCTGGACAAAATCAAGAGCTACTATGAAAGTGCAGAGCACCGTGATGCAGGCTTTAGCGTCCGGCGCCGGGAGAGCCTCTCCTACATCCCCAAGGGGCTGGTGAGAAACTCTGTTTCCAGATTCAACAGCCTTCCCAGGCCAGACCCAGAGCCCATGGCTCTGCCGGGGCATAAGAGGCAGGTGGGCTCCCAGCCGCCTTCATGGGCTCTGTGCGACCTCCCGGGAGCCGGCCAGGCTAGTGCTGGGGAGTCAGCTCCTATCACAGATGCTGAGTTCCGGCCGTCTTCGGAAATCGTAAAGATCTGGGAGGGAATGGAGTCTTCCAGGGAGAGCTCTCTGCAGGGGCCTGGCCAAGGCCAGGCCAATGGTTTTGACCTGCACGAGCCCCTCTTTATCCTGGAGGAGCACGAGCTGGGGGCCATCACTGAGGAGTCGGCCACCGCCTCCCCTGAGAGTGCCTCCCCCACGGAGCAGCCCAGCCCGGCCCACCTGGCCCGGGAGCTGAAGGAGCTGGTGAAGGAGCTGAGCAGCAGCGTCCAGGGGGAGCTGGTGACTCCACTGCACCCCCGCATCGTACAGCTCTCCCACGTGATGGATGGCCCCATGAGCGAGCGAGTCAAGAACAAGGTCTACCAGCTGGCCCGCCAGTACAGCCTCCGCATCAAGAGCAAGTCTGTGACAGCCAGGCCTCCTCTCCAGTGGGGAAAGGCGGCTCCCACCATTCCTTGCCTGCAGGAGGAGGCCGGAGCACCCTCAGGCAGCAGAG GTAAGAGAAAGCCGGTGCTGTCCCTCCTCAGCGATGAGCAGATGGTGGCCCCGGAGCACAGCCCGCCCAAGCCTGGCTCTCCTCGGCATTTCTCCTTCAGCCCCACTACTGCCAGCCCGAGGACCACCTCGCCTGGGGCCCGGCCTTCCTCTCGAAGCCCCCTCAGCCCCTTTGACACTGAGACCTTCACCTGGCCTGATGTCCGAGAGCTCTGCTCCAAGTATGCCTCCCACGACGAGGCATTCCAGGCCGAGGGCAGCCGGCACCGCGGCCTGCCTGTCAACCGCAGCCGCTCGGCACCCGAGAACATGGTGGAGCCCCCTCTGGCGGGCAGGGTGGGCCGCTGCTGCAGTGTGGGTGCCAGGAGGGGCCAGGGGGGCTCAGAGGCCGCCCAGCCTGAGCCTCCTGGGAGGTTGCCCCAAAGCAGGCCGGTTGGAGAGGAGGCCCTGTATGTCACGGCGGACCTCACCCTGGAGAACAACCAGCGGGTGATTGTCATGGAGAaggcgcccctgccctgccccgttGGGGGACTGGAGGAGGGCAGTGGTCAGGGACCACACACACCAGTAGCCACAGAGGGACAGGGCCTGGATTTCCAGGAGTCTGGAATTTCCAGGAGTCCAGAGTATTGGCAAAAGGAAGAGAGTCCCAGGGACCCAGCGGACCCAGGCCAGCAGGGCAGAGTGAGAAACCTGCGGGAGAAATTCCAGGCCTTGAACTCCGTAGGTTGA